The nucleotide sequence aaaacaactgtcaaccaacatcaaagtcacaatcttaaATACGAAGACAGTTGAAACTTCGACACctcaacaaccatcatcaaaaacgtacaagtatttataaacagttgtctatgtaagatactcaatgtccgttggcccgaaatcatcagcaatagcctactgtgggagagaacaaaccgaaTTCCAGCTGAACAGGAAATTAGGAGCACACGCTAAAAGTGGATAAAACATACATTTCAGAAACCAACAAACTGCATTGCcaagcaagcactaacttggaatcctggagggaaatgaaaaagaggaaggccaaagtacAGACTGTCgagaattgaaagcagacatgaaaaggatgaatagcaatcggaaacaactgaaaaggactgcccaggacatAGCTCGATGGCGAATGGAGGTGAgctgcctatgctcctttaTGAGGGATAACAGATGTAAGTACGTAGTGTTACAGCCTGAAACATTACCACCGAGATAGTCCGGCGCCGACTAACATTGAAAACTGATCAACAGAATTCGATCAGTATTAAGTGCAAGATAAACACGACATTGGTTTTTACTCAGTAATCAGCCGATATAAGCTATTACCTCGTTAAGTTTCAAGAAGTTCattaaataatagtaatgtcATCTGTAATCAATAGTTACAACTGGCCAATCAGTTATATGAAACGTAAAACCTGGTACATACATGCATCCGTCCGTTGCCATATCACATTGGTACAGTGAGGTAAAAAttacttcagtcagtcagctacaacgtaggaccaggcacatatatacatcggtccaagttgccaaaATTAATTCAAGACAAATCCGAGTAGTAGAGGTAAGAAAAACTAACCACAGTGGTAGTAAAAAAGATTAGGTATAGAAAAGGAAGACAGGGTATAAGAAAATTTCGGGACTTAAGTTGTAAGGGAAAACAACGAGTGAATGCATTTGCCCTATTGTGAGCAACTCTAACCCATGTCACCCGAAGTTCCTAATCAATTGTTACGATTACCACGCGGACTCCAATCAGTTAGTTCACGCCTACCTACATGACTCAGTTCAATAATCAGTGTCTTCATATCTAGATTTGGTTGTCTCTACcttccttccaacctactcctacaccacacAACATAGTCCGTCGAGGTAGGCGATGGTTAAGCAAACATAACACATGTCCCACCCACCTCATTCGATCAAGATTCACTACCTGATCAGTCGATTTGCCACTCTCGCCTACTAATCTGGGTCTGACCTCGGCATTACTCACTCGGTGGTCCCAGAATACAAGACTGATCCCTCGAAGATACCTATgattgaatactagtaacccAATATTCACTATTCTTAATAACCTTGGTTCGTACCCAGAAAGTAGAAAGGAGAGAACTGCTGCACAGCAAACTGAATAGTGTACACTTACTTAATTACATGTTCTTCCATTTCAGCTGCAGTAGGACCACTAATAACTTTCACCTTGGTTTTTGATCCAGACGAAGTTGATCGAAGTGCATGTTCACGTGGACAATGCATAAATAATGGGAAAATAGTTCGTAAACCTAAAATTTCAATGAACTTCGAACAGTTAGCTATAACTACAGCTTCAGGGTCCACCGTATTGATAGTAGACTTTTGATGTGATTGTAATTCATTGGTATTTTGATCCATTAATTGTGAAACTGGACATAAAGTATAATCAAGAACACGTAGAGCACTGTCGCGAGACATGTGTTTTTCACTAGAATATACACaaagaataatgataattttacaGAGATAAAAAATTGAAAACAGATGTGTTTCATTTATCACATACTGATTTCAGTTGGGTTGCCATTGGAAACCAGGGAGTATCGcacagttgtttcgtcctagtatgagaccccTCATCGGTCCCCATACACGACACCGCTATAGATAGAGCACAAGACTTTTGGATTACGTAGATATTTCTTAAAAATTAGAGCCGCTATTTCGGCATCCCATGGTACAACCTCAACTTTAATCAACTCGCGATGTAACTCAGCGATCATCCAACGACACTGGTGACAACCGTCATATTCCCGACATGCCTGTACACCACCAGACATGAAAGAACGTTAGTTCTAGAAGTATTGGTGGATGTACACTCGGTCTGATCAAGATTCACTTGTTAGAGTTTTCAGGTGACGTGATTAAAACTCGATGACCATAGTACAGATGGACACAAATTCTGGCATGACATGGAACCAAAAGAAAATACGCAGCGCACAAATGAAGTGAAACTAATTCTGACACTAACAATCCTTCGGAGATAATGATAATCGAATACCAAGCGTCATCGAACACCCTAAGCTAAGAGTGGGTAGGTTTCACAAACATAAACTAGAACTTTTCTCACAGACCCATCGTAAATCCGACCGTTTTTACAACAAGAACTGAAGAGCCAGTTTCTGACTGGTCCAATGTATCAAGAACTACGTCACTGATGAAGAGTTTAGGATATAACATATATCCAACGCAATCTAGTTATCGATGGTTTTCTAACTGAGGTCCAGAATGCAATGAAAGTattaactgaataaaataaccacCAATAAAACTGATAAAAACTATTTAACTTACCGAAGCATTAAATTCATTAGCTGTATACCTTCACCTTTTAAAAATCTATCTTTATTCTCAGGCAACATTAGTGAACTACAAAGACAAtcgaataaattaagcattaaTTCAATTTCTTCTTGACTTCCAGGATCATGTCGTTTATAAACAGATAATTGTTGCAACAATATATCAATACCGTCTACTTCACCTAATTGACGACGATTAGCTTCATCCATTTGTAATAAGATTGATAATAGCTCACTAAcgtataatttatttttgtcaaaTACTGGACGTTTTTGTAAACGTCGTAAAAGCCATGCAAATAAACCTTGATTTGCCATTGTCACATTCATATCTGGACGAATTTCTAGTAAACTTTCAACAATTCCTATCAATGAATTTAGAAATAAAGTGAGAGAAAAGTTTACAGTggattaaaaagaaaacaaagttGTTGGTAAAAAAACAAAACCTGAGTAAACAATCATCAGAATTGGATATTTGCATAGATTGTGTAATTTGAAaaaatagtttacatcatggactAACTTTACTTTTAACCAGTCAATCATAATCAGTATGAGGACCTGTCACAGCTACCATACCATATCTATAAAATAAGATCAAATTATCAAGATGGATAGCAATGAAGCGATTGTAGTAATATTATCAGTGACAGTGGAGAAAATAAGAAATAGAGAATAAGATTCGAGAAAAAAATTGCGGAATAAacagtttaaaataaattttgaactCGGGGGTAGGAAAAGATTGAATGCATCTACGACAATGCGATTTTGAACCATATCACTCAGCATTTCCAACCACTGATCGAAGTTACCACGTGGATCCTAGCCAAGTAGTCTGTACGTACTAATGTGGCTCGGGCTAACAATCAATGATGCTATGTATTGATTTGGCAGCCCCTAACTTTCAACTTACTCCCAAACACCAGCAAATATCGCGCACCCAGGTAGGTAGTAACTGAGTGCACGTTCTACATGTTTCAACTAACTCCATTAGTGAAGACTCACTAAGTCATCAAccgaattattatcattacttagTAAAAAGTTGTTTCGATACATGTTAGGTGGTGAACTAACAATCTGTCGACCCAGGCTTCGGCGATAATAAGCTGGTTGCTAACCATCACTTCTGGGTGAAGAAATGTTTATTCTTATATCTTAAACCATTTATGACTAATATAAATCTCTTTACAATGACTTCACTCTGCATAGGAATTTACTTGCATGTCACTTTCCTGTATTTATTTCGGGGAGAGTCAGTTTATATATTCCCTATgcatatttttatattatactAAGTTTCTATTAGGCTCATTAACTGTTGAGAAATATTTTCCTATTCATAAATTACAGTTAATTAACTATGAAGCTGTTATTCAGCTTTGTACTACAAATTTTCCAAGTTATGTATTTATTGAGACTTAGTATTTATGGtgtgctgtgatttcacacCACATGTGCTTAAACATGAGAGTTTCTGGGTTTGGAcgacatataataataataactattattatcattattattattatagagaATACAAAATGTTTGATTGGCTCCTTTAATGGTACATTTGCATGTACGATCAGTGGTTCAGTGTATGTAGTATCTGTGTAAGcagaattacttttatttacgCAGCTGGGGAGCACAAATACCTGGGCTTGAGAAATGTAAACTATTAGATCTAAATGTGACGTGGTGGCTGCGAGGCCTGTAGGTCATGGACTCGATTCCTGATAAGGTCACAGGTGATCACTTCTGATGCGGAGTTTCATGCTAAGATGAAGCAAGCTTTCAGTGCTCCGTGCTGAAGCTAATGTTAGTATACATGATGTGCACTAAAAACCATTTAAATAGAATATTTAGGGGATATCCTGTCTCATACACTGGACCAATCAAACAAATAGCTTCCATTTTTGAGGGATTGGTTTCccaagggatatatatatatgaatccgTACACGTACAGTCGGGTCGGTTTCGTCAACAAACTTTCTCAGTTTCAGTTTTTTGCTCGAGTAGCCGGTTGGGCTGATATAGGCAGACTAGGTATCAGTATCAACTCTTGGACACATGGCGTCACAACACTGTTAGTTACAGACAGAATGAATGACAGGTGTATACGAAGCATTACTcatgtattttgggaccacggAGCAAGCAATGTCTGGTTTAAGAAGAGTACTAGGCAAAGGTGAGAAATCAAATGATGAGGTAGTAAATCGTCAACCAAGGTGTTTggaacatgtgttacgtattccCAACCACCGCCTACCTCGACGGGCTATGTTtagtggtgtaggagtaggttggaagaaagttaggggcagtcaaaccaaaacatggaacGAGTCCATGAATCCACTGACAACTGAACCTAGCCGTGTCAATAGgcgtagactacctggttggggccCTCGTAACTATCGCAACCAATGTTGaaagactttgaatgacatggctcaaaactATTTGCAATGGCATAGGTGCATCCGTTCTTTGTCTTCCATCAAATTCTGAGATTCTAAATTCCTCATaactctttttttgttttctttcactaatttatatttcctTGTCGGATCGTATCTTCAATGCTTTATCTCCCCCATTACCAAtcatactgttactacctctactattctgaGATTCGGCCTGACAATTTTATCTTTGTACTAATGGGACATAGTAACTCGAACCTATTTACATGCGTACGAGGTTGTACgctgtaactgactgactgagtgatTTTAATTTAACCAATACCAATAACCAATCTAACAAGTTAAACTCACCAAGTGTTTTATGCACACCGTCAGCTTCATCTTTCTTCGTCTCATCTAAACGTGAAATATTCTGTATAAGTGATTGTATCAATTGTCCAGAAAACAAAACTTCTAAAAATTGATTAACTTTGTCTAATCCAGCTTCTTGTAAACAACTAGATTCAAGTAATTCATGCAACAAATCAATAACAGATAAACTAATATCTGTATTTTCATGAGCCAATAAACCTAATAATAGTGATATGGGACGTGTTTGTTCTGCTAAGATTGGGTATAATTCTGGATTGGCTGCAAGCACCTAAAACATACGTTAAAACAATAAATCGATTTTTGGGGAAATAAAAACTAATGTCGgctattaaatttttttaagtaaatcTGTCCGGACAAACGTTAATAATTTATGTGGACTCCAACTAACTCACTATAGCAACATGTCCGTCGTCCTATGTTCGAACATTATCCGACCTGGTTGAGCAATGGACAGTTAAAGACGATCAAGAGATGTATTCCTATTCACTTTATTACCATAGAATatcaaataattgaataaaacttttcaaattattcaCCGTATTTTATATAACATACTGAGTACTTTGTATTTTTCTTTAGAACACCATCAAAGCAATTAAAATCCGCATCTACTAACTGGACCTTTGTGTCCAAAAAAATTTGTACAACCCATTTCTCTGCTTCGGTCATTGATTTAAGCTGAACCAGTGCGGAGTGAAAAGGAATTTTTATTAACTTCTTTCTCTAACTGCTCTTCATCTTTATGTTCCTATAAAATGTTATCTCTCCCTTAGTCACATTATCTACTGAGTCGGTGTATTACAAAACTGTAACTAAACATTCGCTGAATTTTTTAGTCTGTCTTTTTATAATTACTATTGTAAATAATATACATATCAGTGGAAATCGTTCAAAAGATTTATTTCTTTATCCTATTAGCCTTTTTATCAAATTTATGAATGGGAGTTTTAACTCAATCGACAAGGCACAAAAATTCACTGATCGATAAGTAGGCACTTGTGATTAGTAGCACAGTTAGAGGGAATGGTAACATGTGAGTCAACAAAAACGAATTGAGAAAAAATGGAAGTAATGAAAAAGTAAATGGAAGAGGATTTGTACTATTACGATCAatttataatcatcataattGTATGAAGAAAGTTAAACATGAACAcagttttgtttaaattgtgCAGATCAGTAAGTAGTTATGAACTCTGAAAGAAGTGGCTAGAGGACTTGTTAtacatgataaaataatatcGACTAATACatccattaataaataaaaacagaagTAGGTTGACAGAAGGCTGTGTTCAGTCTACCATGTGTAATCAACCTATAAAGTCTCTGAGTTATCTACGAGGTatgtactttatttatttaaacaaacattgacaCTAAAATATACATGCTGAACAAACTTTGTGTAGGGGTTCGGATACTCCCCAGATGCCCAAACTGAAACACATGGTTTTCTAAGGGGGCCGCTCGTCGAGTCTTTGACTCagatctaatccataaggcagtggggGAACGTTAGGAGATAAGGTTCCGTGGTAGCTGGTGGCCAAGaacaggttcatacgccatttttcgTCAAGATtatggagcccatgtacaccgttcatttgggatcagggttttctaactccgcTAGATGGATACTTCGTACCCACCAAAGCTATTTAAGCGCTGGACGTTTGCTTTTCGTCCACTTGAGTTCGTAAACAGCATGGCCACCGCGAGACGTCATGTAGAGACTGACTAGTAAACAATGGATAAACTGTTACGAAATCCTGGAAACTAGGGAgaacaataatttaaaactCAAAAGATGTTGTTAGTCTGAATGAATGACTGATATTACGACAAAATAAGAAAGCTCACAAGTGAACCAACTGTCATATAACCCAATTATATCAGACATAATCAATAACAACTTATTAGATATGTGCACATATATTTTAACGCTCTTGAATAAAAATGATCAATGTAAACAGAGAATATGGCACCTGGAAGTTGGCCATAACTACGCTTTCCTTAATTATGAACTGCATAACATCAATGATAGAAaaacataattttcaatatttaactcgtaTAAAACTCCCCATAGTAGTTAAAAATCAGGTTTTTATTACTAAGAACCGCCATAAACACTACAGGATACTAACTTGCATCTCCTCTAGTGTTTCTTGTAGTTCCAATTCTGATTGCATAAAACGCTTAGGTTGGTCAGGGAACTTAGTTCGAGCTTCCTGGTTGCTTAGGGCACGTTTTTCAAGAAGAACGGTAAGTCGACGGACAGTAGTCTCAGTCACTTCATTTGCTCCAACAGTAGTAGGCCCATTGTTTGTTTCCGAATCCCACGAATCCGGTGCATTGAAAGGACGTGAAAAATctgaaatacaaaaaaaacactCATAAGAAAAACATTTGTTTAATTGGAGATGGAATACAAGTAACTTGATAGATAAGTTCGTTTGACATTAATTCGCACTTCTTACTACTGCTAAGTTATCAGTAAGAATCGGAATTGTTACTGGTTGTTATAAATACACCTTGAGTGGGAATAATACCAAATTCGAACAGTAGGTTAACAACCTTTTTTTCTAAATTCAGTTTGGTTGATACGACCTCATCGTCTGTCCGACAATACGCTAGGGACGTTTTTACCGTATTGAAATTCCTTTGATGGAATAACACATTAAGGAAATGAGGAACAAACGACCACTGCGATTCTTTGTAACGGTCAAATAATTGTCGCCTGAGCTTGAAGTTCCTCCTTAAGTAACCATCAGTGAAACTTAAATCACTTCAGAAAAGCGTAGTCGCTGAAGAGTGATTTCATGAAGACCTTACTACATTATACGTAATGCGTCATTTTAAGCTCCGTAGACAAGCAGGATATTCAAATCACAAGTCAGTTGACGGGCAGTATAAGTGCCAATGTCACATTTTTGGTGCTACCAAAACTTAAGGTGAGTCTGAAAGGCGGACAGCAGCTTGCGTCCACTCTCATACTTCATGGTGgtgccatatatatatatatatatatatatatatatatatatatatatagttttcacTAATGGACGAAGCAGCAAGCTACTTTCTGAATTCGCCACACTTGTTTAGCCATAAAAACACAAGTTAATAAAATTTTGTATTAATTGTGGGTTTTAAATAAGGAAACTACCTTCGAGATCACCAACATCGGATGAAGTGTCAGAAAACGCGGATATGTGATCAGCGCTGACCTTAGGCCGTTTTGCATCTGCTTCAAGTTGAAGAGATGGTGGAGGAGGAGGTTTCAAAGACCGCTTTAACTGAGGGCTTGGTGactgaataaatatataatgtaaGCAGTAAGGTCTACCGCAAACGACAAAACATCTCGGACGTCCATCCGCTTAGGTTAAATCGCTAACCATTTCAAGGTCCAAATTCAATACTCAATTCCTCAACGACTAGATAGCATAAAACAAATGATTTCTCTACAATCTCTTCCGGCTATTTAGACACAGTCAAAATACGGCCATGGACTTGAGGCTTAAAAATCTGTTAAATAAAATAGCAGACAATTTAGTCTATGCGATTTAAGACTTGTAAACGAGATGACTTTACCTCTAATGCTAAATAAACCGcccaaataaataattttattagtctTCGGAACCTATCCTGAACATACTATTTTTGCTGAACAAAGCCGTGGTTGAAGGTTCTCGATCAAGTAACCgccatacatatatatatatgcttctCTACTCATCAACCATTTTCCTTATAAACTTTTAAGCCTCTTCGTTTTCAAATTTTAGTTTGACGGGCCTTTGTATCCTCGGCTAAGGTGTTATAGACAACAGCTTTGCTAAGTGTTTAATATCAGAGGCTTCATCCTACCCTTATTTTAATGCTTTAAAAGTCTGAGACAACATATATAGAATGGGCTACAAGTAATATTACATGGAGTAACTATACCCATCTTATCCTTCTACACAAAACAGCTACCACATTTATTGCTCCGG is from Schistosoma haematobium chromosome 6, whole genome shotgun sequence and encodes:
- the CTNNBL1_2 gene encoding Beta-catenin-like protein 1 (EggNog:ENOG410VCYA~COG:S~BUSCO:EOG091G05SE), with amino-acid sequence MDVRDVLSFASPSPQLKRSLKPPPPPSLQLEADAKRPKVSADHISAFSDTSSDVGDLEDFSRPFNAPDSWDSETNNGPTTVGANEVTETTVRRLTVLLEKRALSNQEARTKFPDQPKRFMQSELELQETLEEMQVLAANPELYPILAEQTRPISLLLGLLAHENTDISLSVIDLLHELLESSCLQEAGLDKVNQFLEVLFSGQLIQSLIQNISRLDETKKDEADGVHKTLGIVESLLEIRPDMNVTMANQGLFAWLLRRLQKRPVFDKNKLYVSELLSILLQMDEANRRQLGEVDGIDILLQQLSVYKRHDPGSQEEIELMLNLFDCLCSSLMLPENKDRFLKGEGIQLMNLMLREKHMSRDSALRVLDYTLCPVSQLMDQNTNELQSHQKSTINTVDPEAVVIANCSKFIEILGLRTIFPLFMHCPREHALRSTSSGSKTKVKVISGPTAAEMEEHVINIISALLRHSPPETFKSRVLAKFVENDHEKVDRLIELHLKYLDIVKATNSKVEAMRRNEKKWIGYTREEVETELMLKRLEGGLLPLQVLDVIILDVCVNGAPTILERVLHLLKMRSISINSVLDTVQAYVSNLGEEPTTGTSLSEKTRVMNLLKKFKELLTS